TCGCTTTATACGATCTAAATCAATGAGGATGCGGGGACGATTTAATGAAAGCCACTGTAGCCATATGCACGTATAACAGAGCCTATGATCTGAGTGAATCTGTTCTTAGTGCCACTCGGCAACATGTTGAATATGACGTTGAAATAATCGTGATTGATAACAATTCAACCGACCACACAGCGCAACTTGTTCAGGAGATTCAGGACATTGAAGGTGTAGATAACGTCAAGTATGTTCTGGAGAAAAAGCCGGGTTTATCGGCCGCAAGGAATCGAGCCATTCGTGAAGCACGCGGGGAGTACATCCTTTTCCTGGATGATGATGCTATCGCATCTCCGCTATGGATTCAACATATCGTTGATGTATTCGAGAGTGACTCTTCTATCGGATGTGTGGGAGGCAAGATTGAACCTCTCTGGGAGAGCCAGAAGCCAGACTGGATTCCTAGCGAGAACCTGTCGCTGTATACCATTCTGGATTATGCAGACCATGTCGTTGAGATGCCTAATCCATCGATACCGTTCGGTGCGAATGTAGCGTTTCGTACACAGCTCTTTCAGGACATCGCGCCTTTTCGTGAGGACCTGGGAAGAGTGGGGAAGAACCTGTTATCCAATGAAGAGAGTGAGCTAATCGCGCGGATCAGGGTCCAGCATAAAGTGTTTTATACGCCCTTCGGCTCCGTTCAACACAAGGTGTCCAAAGAACGAACGACCAAGAACTGGTTTTTGCGACGTGTCTTCTGGCAAGGCGTCAGTGATGCTGTTCGCAAAAAAGACAAGGGTACGATTCGAACAGTAAAACACGCTATCCGTTTGGCGCAAGGAGTTATTCGAGCCTTATTATGCATTTACAGTCCGAAGCGTTTCACCCGGCAACTGGCTCAAATCTGCTACCGGAACGGTCTGATCATCGGGATACTCAGATATAACAGTAAGGAATGAGGAATAGTTCATGTCACAACTCGTGCTCCCAAAACTCTTAAAAGGCAACAGTCTGTTACAGACCATTGTGCATACCAGTGGAACAAACGTCATTATTATGGTTTTTACCACGATTACTTCGATTATTACTTCTCGGATGTTTGGTGTTGAAGGTAAGGGAGCTTTTTCGGCGATCTTGTTCTGGCCGACATTTCTCATTGGCCTGGTAAGTTGGGGACTTCCAACCTCGATTATCTATAACCTGAAACGGGAAGCTGCGGAAAAAAGCGCTGAATATCTGCGACTTAGCTTCATGGTCCAAATTCCGATTAGCTTTATTCTTGGAGCGATTGCCTGGATCTATATGCCTTCCTGGATGGCGGATTACCCGCCAGAGGTCATTACGATTGCCCGCTGGTTTACCGTCACCAGTATTCCGGTACTGATCCTGATTAATCTGTTATCTGCTCTGTCGCAGAGTCGTGACAGATTCCAGGTCTATAACGGGATACGGTTATATAATCCGGTGTTGAAAGTGATTGTCATGATCTCTTTATGGTTGCTTGGTGCGATGAGCATTGGAATGGCTTCTTTTGTGTCCATAGCAAGTTCAGTGGTCGTTGTCGCATGGGCAGCATATACGCTCAGAGATAGCCTGAAGTTTAAGTGGTTTACCAAGGCTATCGATCGAAAGGCAGCCAAAAATCTGTTTGGTTACGGCAGTCGGGTATTTGGTGTGGAACTCCTCGGTACCCTCTACACCCAGTTCGACAAGATTATTATATTGGCTCTGCTTACGCCTAGAGATTTTGGACTCTATTCCGTCGTCTTTGCGTTATCTCGCATCTATAATGCGGTGCAAAATGCAATAAGCAGTGTTGTATTCCCCAAGGTCACCGGATTACCACAGGAACAGGTCATTCGTACCGTAGGGCGAGCATTCCGACTCTCTTTAATTATCATGACAATCATCGTCGTGCCAACCATGTTTGTAGGGAATTGGCTGATGGGTGTTTTGTTCGGTAATGAGTTTTTGGAGGCGAGTCAGGCATTTTATATTTTGGCTTTTGAATGTATTATTGGCGGTGGTTCCTGGATTCTCGCTTCTGCATTCAATGCTTTGGGAAGACCGGGGCTGGTTATGATCAGACAACTCATTGCGTTGTCAGTCACGATTGGTCTGTTTTTTGTGCTTACTCCCCTATGGGGATTAAACGGTATCGCCATTGCCCTGCTCATCGGCTCGATCGTGCGCATGATGGTCACCGTTGCAGCGATGAAGATCGCGTTTAAAGTCAAGTTTAGTGGCATGTTTTTCGACAAAAAGGATATTTCTTTCCTAACTGAACGGTTGAATAAAAAAAGAAGAGTCACCCAAGGAGGAGATGGAGATGCTGGGCACT
This Paenibacillus xylanexedens DNA region includes the following protein-coding sequences:
- a CDS encoding glycosyltransferase codes for the protein MKATVAICTYNRAYDLSESVLSATRQHVEYDVEIIVIDNNSTDHTAQLVQEIQDIEGVDNVKYVLEKKPGLSAARNRAIREARGEYILFLDDDAIASPLWIQHIVDVFESDSSIGCVGGKIEPLWESQKPDWIPSENLSLYTILDYADHVVEMPNPSIPFGANVAFRTQLFQDIAPFREDLGRVGKNLLSNEESELIARIRVQHKVFYTPFGSVQHKVSKERTTKNWFLRRVFWQGVSDAVRKKDKGTIRTVKHAIRLAQGVIRALLCIYSPKRFTRQLAQICYRNGLIIGILRYNSKE
- a CDS encoding lipopolysaccharide biosynthesis protein, producing MSQLVLPKLLKGNSLLQTIVHTSGTNVIIMVFTTITSIITSRMFGVEGKGAFSAILFWPTFLIGLVSWGLPTSIIYNLKREAAEKSAEYLRLSFMVQIPISFILGAIAWIYMPSWMADYPPEVITIARWFTVTSIPVLILINLLSALSQSRDRFQVYNGIRLYNPVLKVIVMISLWLLGAMSIGMASFVSIASSVVVVAWAAYTLRDSLKFKWFTKAIDRKAAKNLFGYGSRVFGVELLGTLYTQFDKIIILALLTPRDFGLYSVVFALSRIYNAVQNAISSVVFPKVTGLPQEQVIRTVGRAFRLSLIIMTIIVVPTMFVGNWLMGVLFGNEFLEASQAFYILAFECIIGGGSWILASAFNALGRPGLVMIRQLIALSVTIGLFFVLTPLWGLNGIAIALLIGSIVRMMVTVAAMKIAFKVKFSGMFFDKKDISFLTERLNKKRRVTQGGDGDAGH